TTAAGTCAAGCTAACACgaaatgccgtcggatttcatccaatttaaccacttgaacaggatcgagtttagcagactcacgcgaaggtgagtggttccagagaacacaacgagtccactgagttatccgttttaacctttttagctcgaccataaaatccaacatcagagttttacaagattcaaaagaacaacagggaaaacactagcggaagacttcgtcggggtcggacatccctggtgaggccaaccgggacatcactggttcctttcctcgccgtccgaggaaggatcccactcgaccatccagcctggcggaagctggggcggtcaagcaccaaccagagaggggtcgggagcagcaactccacctgaaaaacaggagccacaacagggctaagctactaagctcaacaagacttaaccgataggagtaaaactactcctccttctagacatgcagggctttttagctgaggggtttgttgccaaaagcactaagtaaccctattttcaagttttagcttcggttctaggttcatttaccagtctaggttgtgccacctattctaagcattcatagaaccaaacaagaggtaTAGATACATCAAccaacatgtcatcatcagattcctcatctactcagggtgacatagcgatcaagcaatctcaaactgtgagaggcagacgaatcgattcgagttctttaaccatgcatggtgaacctagcctcacgacatccgcgcacccggaggtcgcaggggaaactccgttccaagaacaatggggcgaccactcacgtctaggttcaatccggtactaggcttcctcatcccatactaagtatgaggctagtactttcaaacacttgatcacgaacaccaccactgtcgggccttagcaagttttcatagacagacggggctaacatccatccaccaaagagttacccaaaaccctaccccgtccatcgtccttatagttgtaacagaaagatagacatccaactcctacaactcgcgagtgacaggagatcactcgacttttaccgtctcctagttaagcaaggcgactacacggtccaacagctagtgctcagatcatggggataactaagtcatgcatctagggtttcacacaactcctatatgtaaatgcacaagcatgttacagaaggcatgcgcaagtctggtaaaacacataggactttcattcaaccggggcttgccttgaagcaaggaggacgggaactgctcgacttcgggggcgacttcggcttcagcgggcaggaactcagctacagcttcctcttctggcgccgggtgaaactcgtagaagccgtcggcgaggtgcagctctacacgaatgcaatgctggagttagcatagacagttatttcaacagcaacactggttcgcctgagcctagaaactcgcgacaaagagcaggaggttatggtggttcaagagagctgatgatgatcaagaggttagggtaggaaaggaactcatgatctgatccttgaactagaggatgtggtatactaggggtccttagacgcaagcgctgaagggttcccaagttttacacatacaccctcgggttgaagaaaaagatcacagccaagccctcgggcgaggcggataagggtcggcggaacagacagggtcgggcggataggaggggtcgggcgaggcggactggggtcggcaactcacgttcttcctgaaaggaaagcttggggttgggaagaagcagacttgggcggagggactaaagcttcgaacaagggctaagactgggaatgctacggtgacggcggtgcttcttgcagatcacaagagagcttttacgcagcacagaggagcaagctgctgggtgacttggagaaactgagagagaatctgagagaggaactcctcaagaacttggtgggtggcgctaggagcttgagcagggagcgagagaaaggctaaggcaacaaaggcggagggaactccggcgacgggggtattccttttatagctgctggaacaaagaaaggaagcggcgcgggagagagagaaggggagcggcgcgaaggccggggagaggcaatggagtgctctgccggggcggcgattgagcgaagagggcggtggtgcagaactccgggggtgacgccagcgatcattgcgttctgccgtcagggcggcgtaggagcgggtagaccggtggttgggatttggcggaaagcgggcgtcgccgtgcggatgatttgatagaagcgaccggtttaacggcgctagaatcgagggcgcacaggtgagaagacaggcagccgcgggcgcgtgggcgagcgcggagcaacagattgtcgggcggcttctgacagggcggggaagggagctgtcgcggccgcggtcggggttggcggtggaggaatcgtcgtgtagcggagaccgggcggcgcgactgtggttgaagggacggaaaagacgagcgacatcgggctctggggccgggatctggcggcgtgatgatgggcgcgggaggcgaggctctgcagaaaggggtgcagaggggtttccgctgccattggggaaaggggcgtgagaacccacttggtcgcttgccagagacaaaactgagcggcgggcgtcggagaagacgagtcACGCGGCAGGACAACTCTGacgcggccatgcaactcgagtgcgcctgtcgcggaggatctgggcaaaagatctcgcgggtccaccggtggatagaacggacgttggAGGAGgattagaaggatccgacggtgggctgagctcgccggggtcgggagagaaacgaagcggagaggggtcgggtctccggggtcggaactaggcggatagctgagcacttaggcgcggtcaagcaagacagaaGACTAAGGTcaaagggctccgattaagattgaCTCGGGagatttaggggtcggtcgtcacagcatGGAGAGGAGGCCCATGATCTTAATCTCATTATtccatgtagagaagtagatgggaaaacaccgcacaccctaatgaggggggtgacctctatgtATATGGctaatatggcttggagtacaaagaatacatcaagtgtacaaggaaaggataaatacatcctaaaatacacatatacttcttAATACATGCCCACAGCCTAGAGCACCGGCCGAACGCGAGGATGAGGAAGTGACACCGCGAGGCAAGCAAAGCAGCTAAGGGCGATTTTTTCCGTGGGCAACGACTTGGTTCCAACGGCCACGTGGCGCGAGGCAATAGGCGCGAGCGGCAGGAGGTTTCGTCGGTCACGTGGCGCGACGACAGAGGCAGTAACCGTGTTGACGCACCTAAGGATAGGAAAACTTACgggatgtttggatctttagtccgaactaaaattcattcatgtcacatcgaatattcggaggctaatgtggagaactaaacatgaactaattataaaactaattataaaactaattataaaactaattataaaactaattacacagatggaggctaattcgcgagacgaatctattaagcctaattaatccatcattagcacatgtttacagtagcatcacattgtcaaatcatggactaattaggcttaatagattcatctcgcaaattagcctccaacTATGAAATTGTTtctgtaattagtctaggtttaatacttataattagtatctaaacattcgatgtgataggaattcgagctcctaaagaaccaaacgggGCTTTAGGGCGATATAACTATAGATATGAGCGTAGCATGTGTCCCTATTAAGATATTTAGGACAAATGGGACTCCAACACCGAAGATTCTCATATCCCACCATATTTTTTGAGGGTGCGTGATAAATTCCTGAGCAATTGTACTCCGTTTCCAAATATACTTTAATTGACCACTTTACTTGTTTCAGGCACTTCACGTATCCAAAAAATCAGTTTCCTATTTTGCCCTTATACAAATATTATAGGAATGTTCTAGAAACACTTAAGAATAGCTTCATGAGGGTATTTTGGTCATTTCATTGTTTAAAAAGTGAATTGCTTTAGTAACCGTATTTGGTCAAGATTGCCAAGTATTTAGAAACAGAGGTTAATGGAAACATAAGGATATGGCACACCTTGCTAGTCGCATCGAGGGTTGGTGGCTCCTAATTGGTAGCCGACGGTACCACACTAACAGAGGGTAGTGCTAGGTGCTGCCATGCATGTTATGCAGGTGCAAAATGCTTGTTTCTCCAAGCGTACAACCATTCAACTCTATCAAAAGTAGATCCCATATGGAATAAAATATACCTCAAAAAACTTTCATCTCTCCTCTATTCTCTCACTACACTGGGATCCCACCACCCACTTATTCTAAAGAAAGATATTTTATTTAAAGCACCAGGTGCAAAATCTAGCGCGATAACTACTGGGTGCTTTGAAGCACCCTATGGTGCATCGTATAGCACCCTGGAAATCTTCTTCTCTCTTCGTAACACCCTCCAAAATCAAACGCTGGAGCTGCTTCGAGGTTAGCACGCTAATAATCAAGAGCTCTGAGTTTGCAATAGGGCCTTTACCGATCATGAGTCTTGGTCCCTGTAAGAGATCGCCAAGAGCCACGACCGAGGTGATGCACTGATCGACCTCTTTCTATGAAGGTACTCCGCCCTAGCGCGCAGAGACGATTAAGCTATACTAGTTGTCAACGTCTGGTTTTTGTAATTCTGCATGCAACCGAGACGACTTTCCTCACTTTGGTGGTTTCGCGTGTCATTAGCTTCACTAGTTGTCAACGTCTGCAGTGTCATTCATCATCAGTAGTACTGCCTCCAACCTATAGAGCTCCTGGAGATACATATACATAATTAAATTGGCATGCTCGAAATACAACAAGGACAAAAAGACGTAGCCGGCCGGCGTACAAGTCCTTGCCGGGCAAGACACCAAGCAAGGAAACTTACGCCGCACGCAGCCAGGAAACAACGAAACCAATTCGGTCAACCAACGTGCATCTGCGCGTACCCTTCAAAAAGCAACGACGCATCGCAGGCCAGCAGGAGAAAGCACCTGCCGTCATCAACCGGCTCCCTCTTACGCCGCGATCGAGAGACCTGGAGAGgctcaagtcatcgactcggtTGCCATCCTCTTGGGATCTTGCCGTCGTCTACGACCCGGTAACAATGTTTGATTTCTCATCATTGGTCTCGGTTCACCACTGCTAGCCGTTCATGGAGAACTAATCGATCAGCAGTGACCATCAGGCCATGTCGACCGGCGGCAACGACGACGGCAATgtgaagaagagcaagaagaagGAGACGAAGCTGGGGATGACGTGCAAGAAGGACGTCAGCTTCGGCGACTGGTACTCGGAGGTCATCGTCCACGGCGAGATGATCGAGTACTACACCGTCTCCGGCTGCTACATCCTGATGCCGTCGGCGGTGGGGGTATGGGAGCTCCTGAAGGGCTTCTTCGACGGCGAGATGAGGAGGCTGAAGGCTCAGCCCTACTACTTCCCCCTGTTCGTCACCGAGAGCGCCCTGCAGAAGGAGAAGGACCACATCGACGGCTTCGCTCCGGAGGTGGCCTGGGTCACCAAGTCCGGCGACTCCGACCTCGAAGCTCCCATCGCCATCCGCCCGACGAGCGAGACCATCATGTACCCGtacttctccaagtggatccGGAGCTACCGGGACCTGCCGTTCCGGTGCTACCAGTGGTGCAACGTCGTCAGGTGGGAGTTCAGCGACCCGACCCCGTTCATCAGGAGCCGCGAGTTCCTCTGGCAGGAAGGCCACTCGGCGTTCGCGAcgagggaggaggcggacgaGGAGGTTCTCCAGGTGCTGGAGCTCTACCGGAGGATCTACGAGGAGTTCCTGGCGGTTCCGGTGATCAAAGGACGGAAGAGCGAAATGGAGAAATTCGCCGGCGGTCTCTACACCACCAGCGTCGAGGCATTCGTCCCGAACACCGGCCGTGGGATCCAGGCAGCGACATCCCACTGCCTCGGCCAAAACTTTGCCGACATGTTTGGCATCAAGTTTGAGGACGACAGAGGCTCGAGGTCGAATGTCTGGCAGAACTCCTGGGGGTACTCGACGCGCTCGATCGGGGTGATGGTGATGACACACGGCGACGACAAGGGCTTAGTGATGCCACCAAGGGTGGCGCCACTCCAGGTGATCGTCATCCCTGTGCTTTATTACAAGGACGCTGACATGATGGCTGCTCTCAAGGAAGCGTGTGAATCCACCGTGCACACCCTCAGCCAATCCTGGATCCGAGCGGAGTTCGACGACCGTGAGAATCACAATCCAGGTTGGAAGTACTCTCACTGGGAGATGAAAGGTGTTCCTTTGAGGATCGAGATCGGCCCAAGAGATCTGGCGAACAAACTGGTCCGTATGGTCCGGCGAGACAATGGCGTGAAGGTTGATGTTCCTGTGGCTAATCTGGTTGAGGAGGTTAGAGTGCTGCTAGATGGGATTCAAGAAAACCTGTTCAGGGCAGCCAAGGAAAGGAGAGATGCCTGCATCCGAGTCATCCACACATGGGATGAGTTCATCGCAGCTCTGAATGACAAAAGACTGATCTTGGCGCCATGGTGCGATGAAGAGGAAGTCGAGAAAGATGTGAAAGCCCGGACGAAGGGGGAAGGGGAGCTTGGAGCTGCCAAAACATTGTGCACTCCATTTGACCAGCCAGAACTGCCGGATGGAACCCTGTGCTTTGCTTCTGGAAAGCCTGCAAAGACCTGGTCGTTTTGGGGACGCAGTTACTGATGTCTAGTGGCGTATGTAGTATTAAGTTTCAATTTGACAGTGTCTCGGTTTGTAGTGTGTTGTCTTGCTGCGTTTAGAATTTACATCCATGGTTTGAAtttctccatggtctaaataaaGGGTCGCCCAATAAGAAAGTGATCTTGTCAGTTTCTGCTATACAGATCTTTAATTAAACAGTACAGAGTAACACTCGATCAAAGTTCAATGTTCAGATAACAGAAGATGGTTCATGCCATCGTCACATAAATAATGCTGAAATAATTGGTTGCTTGAAGAGGATTTTCTGGCTATATTATTGCATTCGACAGAGCACTTTAAACAATTATAAATGAA
The genomic region above belongs to Setaria italica strain Yugu1 chromosome VI, Setaria_italica_v2.0, whole genome shotgun sequence and contains:
- the LOC101772753 gene encoding proline--tRNA ligase, cytoplasmic; protein product: MSTGGNDDGNVKKSKKKETKLGMTCKKDVSFGDWYSEVIVHGEMIEYYTVSGCYILMPSAVGVWELLKGFFDGEMRRLKAQPYYFPLFVTESALQKEKDHIDGFAPEVAWVTKSGDSDLEAPIAIRPTSETIMYPYFSKWIRSYRDLPFRCYQWCNVVRWEFSDPTPFIRSREFLWQEGHSAFATREEADEEVLQVLELYRRIYEEFLAVPVIKGRKSEMEKFAGGLYTTSVEAFVPNTGRGIQAATSHCLGQNFADMFGIKFEDDRGSRSNVWQNSWGYSTRSIGVMVMTHGDDKGLVMPPRVAPLQVIVIPVLYYKDADMMAALKEACESTVHTLSQSWIRAEFDDRENHNPGWKYSHWEMKGVPLRIEIGPRDLANKLVRMVRRDNGVKVDVPVANLVEEVRVLLDGIQENLFRAAKERRDACIRVIHTWDEFIAALNDKRLILAPWCDEEEVEKDVKARTKGEGELGAAKTLCTPFDQPELPDGTLCFASGKPAKTWSFWGRSY